A part of Hippea maritima DSM 10411 genomic DNA contains:
- a CDS encoding DEAD/DEAH box helicase codes for MSSEENFKGLGLSEGILKTLQKQGFEKPTPIQEKVIPLILQSSKDLVAEAPTGTGKTLAFGLPLIDLLKEKTGYVQAVILAPTRELAIQVCDEINAFKGKKRLKAFPIYGGQSIELQKRRLKEGVDIVVGTAGRIIDHINRKTLNLSKIDYFILDEADEMLNMGFIDDIKEILTHTNPTKNMFMFSATMPEEIKRLAKQYMKKPEFVRIEKSKMLTSQIYFEVKEQDKFEALCRIRDAVEDFYGLIFCKTKVDAQNVANKLIDRGYYADAIHGDLSQDKRERILKRFRDKKINMLVATDVAARGIDIDGLTHVINYSMPQDAESYIHRIGRTGRAQKKGIAITFVSPSEYRKLRLIQKLAKAEIKKEKLPSIQQAIEYKKLSVKKAIEDVELNKNDGDYLTMAEELLGQNDAELIIAKLLKLKFSSQLSKNNYKEIEEPKLNRNSMVKLFVALGSQNGYTAKKLADFISKKVEIESNTIRDIRIFDRFSFLSVPAEEAEEILYAFKSQKRGFRPIVSKAKPRTISN; via the coding sequence ATGAGTTCAGAAGAAAACTTCAAAGGATTAGGTCTATCCGAAGGAATCCTAAAAACCCTGCAAAAGCAAGGCTTTGAAAAGCCTACCCCCATTCAAGAAAAGGTTATACCTTTAATACTTCAATCAAGCAAAGATTTAGTAGCAGAAGCACCAACAGGCACAGGTAAAACGCTTGCCTTTGGACTTCCCTTGATTGACCTACTAAAGGAAAAGACAGGTTATGTTCAGGCTGTTATTCTGGCTCCAACAAGGGAGTTAGCTATACAGGTGTGCGATGAGATTAATGCATTCAAAGGCAAAAAGAGATTAAAGGCATTCCCTATATACGGCGGTCAATCTATTGAATTGCAAAAAAGAAGGCTCAAGGAAGGCGTTGATATAGTAGTAGGTACAGCCGGAAGAATAATAGATCACATAAACAGAAAGACTCTAAACTTAAGCAAAATAGACTACTTCATTCTGGATGAGGCAGATGAAATGTTAAACATGGGCTTTATTGACGACATAAAGGAAATATTAACTCACACAAACCCAACGAAAAACATGTTTATGTTTTCGGCAACTATGCCAGAAGAAATAAAGAGGCTTGCAAAACAATACATGAAGAAGCCAGAATTCGTCAGAATAGAAAAAAGTAAAATGTTGACAAGTCAGATATATTTCGAGGTAAAAGAGCAAGATAAATTCGAAGCTCTCTGCAGGATTAGGGATGCGGTTGAAGATTTCTACGGTTTGATATTTTGCAAAACCAAAGTAGATGCTCAAAATGTGGCAAATAAGCTCATCGATAGAGGCTATTATGCTGATGCAATTCATGGAGATCTAAGTCAGGATAAACGAGAAAGAATATTAAAACGATTTAGAGATAAAAAGATAAATATGCTCGTTGCTACAGATGTTGCAGCAAGAGGAATAGATATAGATGGTCTAACTCATGTAATAAACTATTCAATGCCCCAGGATGCTGAAAGCTACATACACAGGATAGGAAGAACAGGGAGAGCCCAAAAAAAAGGAATAGCTATAACATTTGTAAGCCCCTCTGAGTACAGAAAACTAAGACTCATACAAAAACTCGCAAAAGCGGAAATCAAAAAAGAAAAACTCCCATCAATTCAACAGGCAATAGAATATAAAAAATTATCTGTAAAAAAGGCTATCGAGGATGTAGAGTTGAATAAAAACGACGGTGATTATTTGACTATGGCTGAGGAGCTTTTAGGCCAAAACGATGCAGAGCTTATTATAGCAAAACTACTAAAGCTAAAATTCTCAAGCCAACTAAGTAAAAATAACTACAAAGAGATAGAAGAGCCAAAATTAAATAGAAATTCTATGGTAAAATTATTTGTAGCTTTAGGCTCACAAAATGGATATACGGCCAAAAAGCTTGCAGATTTCATAAGCAAAAAGGTAGAAATAGAATCAAACACTATAAGGGATATTAGGATTTTTGATAGATTTTCATTCCTAAGTGTGCCAGCCGAAGAAGCAGAGGAAATACTTTATGCCTTCAAAAGCCAGAAAAGAGGCTTTAGGCCTATAGTTTCAAAGGCAAAACCCAGAACCATTAGCAATTAA
- a CDS encoding MFS transporter: MKNGIGFIIPLSVFLGGIGGGIVFPILPVLGLKLSLSAFFIGVIISANKFTRIFFNQFVGATIDAFGGKKPLIIGLLIEAFGSIFYILALHLPLAGYVLLIGRIVWGVGSALVFISANTLALNLSVRSNRGKYTAKVRIALSLGVPAGLVLGGLLSTLFKDAIAFLSSILASILGATLVFFFLKDTRIEFRNALKLKESLTFMFKNPYVSIVGLGNFITFFSLQGIVMATLVLFVKQRGMEFIYSDARFVSGVVMAFMMFSGGVAGIIAGRIVDKIKYRSTIGFPAVLVVFFGFSLLAFSNSTLEVVTALIMMGSAIGVNNVSLLSILGDITQLKNRGKAVGVYQILGDVGGSLGPIFGIQLGLSIGFDKMYLLTGILFLLNLAVFFKLNRLEKRLNC; encoded by the coding sequence ATGAAAAACGGTATTGGATTTATTATTCCCTTATCTGTATTTTTGGGCGGCATAGGTGGAGGTATAGTTTTCCCTATCCTACCTGTTCTGGGTCTGAAACTTTCCTTATCCGCTTTTTTTATAGGGGTAATAATTTCAGCCAATAAATTTACCCGCATCTTTTTTAATCAGTTTGTTGGGGCTACTATTGATGCTTTTGGTGGCAAAAAACCACTAATTATCGGACTTTTAATTGAAGCGTTTGGCAGCATTTTTTATATACTAGCGCTCCATTTACCTTTAGCAGGATATGTATTACTCATAGGCAGAATAGTATGGGGTGTAGGTTCTGCTCTTGTTTTTATCTCGGCCAATACGCTGGCATTGAATCTCTCGGTTCGTTCAAATCGAGGTAAATATACTGCTAAAGTCAGAATTGCTCTATCTTTGGGTGTGCCAGCCGGCCTGGTTCTGGGCGGTCTACTTTCAACACTCTTTAAGGATGCTATTGCTTTTTTATCAAGTATTTTGGCTTCAATATTGGGTGCCACCTTGGTATTTTTCTTTTTGAAAGATACCAGAATTGAGTTTAGAAATGCCTTAAAACTTAAGGAATCTTTGACGTTTATGTTTAAGAATCCTTATGTTAGTATAGTAGGATTGGGTAACTTTATAACATTTTTCTCTCTTCAAGGTATTGTTATGGCTACATTAGTCCTGTTTGTAAAACAAAGAGGGATGGAGTTTATATACTCTGATGCCAGGTTTGTAAGCGGTGTGGTTATGGCATTTATGATGTTTTCTGGTGGAGTTGCCGGCATAATTGCAGGTAGAATAGTGGATAAAATCAAATATCGTTCAACCATTGGTTTTCCTGCTGTTTTGGTTGTGTTTTTCGGATTTAGTTTGCTTGCTTTTTCTAATAGTACACTTGAAGTGGTAACTGCCCTTATTATGATGGGTAGTGCTATAGGTGTAAATAATGTTTCTTTACTCAGTATCTTGGGTGATATAACACAGCTAAAAAACAGGGGCAAGGCTGTTGGCGTTTATCAGATCCTTGGTGATGTAGGGGGCAGTCTGGGACCTATCTTTGGAATTCAGCTGGGTCTATCGATAGGTTTTGATAAGATGTATCTTCTAACAGGCATCTTATTTTTACTTAACCTTGCCGTGTTTTTTAAGCTAAATAGGCTTGAGAAAAGACTTAATTGCTAA
- a CDS encoding efflux RND transporter permease subunit → MISKFFIEKPVFSLVISIVIILAGITAIDKLPVQEYPTITPPTINVQAHYPGADAETLAKTVAAPLEEAINGVENMIYMSSTSSPDGTLSIQVTFKIGTDPEIAKVDVNNRVQLALSKLPEEVRRIGVSVRERSPDLLRVFSFTSKNNIHNTTYITNYLLVNVLDEIKRVRGVGYAMIFGGKEYSMRVWLKPDKLAAYNLTPMDVINAIRSQNNQYAAGRIAQEPLKEKHSFTYNIITKGRLKTVNEFKNIIIRANPDGSSLKLKDIARVELGANNYSVSSDYNGKKAVLMGIWLSSGANALDVSKRIDGVMNKLSKGFPKDLQYKDVYNTTKFIKASIHEVIYTLIISILLTVAVIYIFLGTLRSTTIPVFAIPVSIIGTFAGFYAAGFSINLLTLFGLVLAIGLVVDDAIIVIENADRILKIEDLNPKEATIKSMKEITNPLIAIVLVLDAVFIPASFIGGFSGKMYQQFALTIATSVTISGIVALTLTPTLCALILRRGGIRETAFSKAFYKLFNKATEGFTKTAKTMIKFSVVGVVIFAITIGATLILYKMLPTALVPEEDKGDIMVMYYLMPASSLQKTLKVQKTIESIVMSNPNIVSAGYVAGLDFITFSFKTDAGIGWAHLKDWSKRKDNSWDVIKELSMKFSTIKDALVMAFNMPPIMGMSSTGGFTLHLQDRTGGSVEQLDSIVKKLVEEANKDKRLMMVRSSLSTNVPQYKIIVNREKAKSLGVAISSIFEVLQATLGSYYVNDFNMYDRTFRVNIQSDENFRSSSQDLEYIYVRSNTGVLIPLSSLIKIKRVVGPDVIQRFNMFTSATVIGQPRPGYTSGDAMKAISQIAKKILPNGYTIAWSGTSYQEKKLQESGNKVFLYTVVFVFLILAALYESFTIPIAIMIIVPFAVFGAVLGLFMSNLERDIYFNIGILVLIGLSVKNAILLVRFAIERINEGYSLTEATIEAAKIRFRPIVMTSAVFIIASLPLIFWGGAGAISRKIIGITVVSGMLVQTIIGTLFIPMFFYLTMKLILFKKK, encoded by the coding sequence ATGATATCCAAATTTTTCATAGAAAAGCCGGTATTTTCTCTGGTAATCTCTATTGTTATAATTTTAGCAGGCATAACGGCAATAGACAAACTGCCGGTTCAGGAATATCCAACAATAACGCCCCCAACAATAAACGTTCAGGCACACTATCCCGGTGCCGATGCAGAAACACTCGCAAAAACAGTGGCTGCACCGTTAGAAGAAGCAATAAACGGCGTTGAAAATATGATATATATGTCATCAACATCATCACCTGATGGTACACTTTCCATACAGGTAACCTTCAAAATTGGTACAGACCCAGAAATAGCCAAAGTCGATGTAAACAACAGGGTTCAGTTGGCTTTAAGCAAGCTACCAGAAGAAGTCAGAAGAATCGGGGTTTCCGTAAGGGAACGCTCACCTGATCTGTTGCGCGTATTCTCCTTTACATCAAAAAACAACATCCACAACACTACCTACATAACAAACTATCTGCTTGTAAACGTTCTGGATGAAATCAAAAGAGTACGCGGTGTTGGATATGCTATGATATTTGGCGGCAAAGAATACTCTATGAGAGTGTGGTTAAAACCTGATAAACTTGCAGCTTACAACTTAACACCAATGGATGTCATAAATGCAATAAGAAGCCAAAACAATCAATATGCAGCAGGAAGAATAGCTCAGGAACCGCTAAAAGAAAAGCATTCATTTACATACAATATCATAACAAAAGGCAGGCTAAAAACAGTTAATGAGTTTAAAAACATTATAATCAGAGCAAACCCAGACGGTTCAAGTTTAAAATTAAAGGATATAGCAAGGGTTGAATTAGGGGCAAACAATTACTCTGTCAGCAGTGATTACAACGGTAAAAAAGCTGTTCTTATGGGTATATGGCTATCATCGGGCGCAAACGCATTAGATGTTTCCAAAAGAATAGATGGTGTAATGAATAAACTTTCAAAAGGCTTTCCAAAGGACTTGCAATACAAAGATGTTTACAATACTACAAAATTTATAAAAGCTTCAATTCATGAGGTTATCTACACATTAATAATTTCAATACTCCTAACAGTCGCAGTAATCTATATCTTCCTAGGTACATTGAGGTCTACAACCATCCCTGTATTTGCCATTCCTGTATCCATAATAGGTACATTTGCGGGTTTCTATGCTGCCGGCTTTTCAATAAATCTTTTAACCTTATTTGGTTTGGTTTTGGCCATAGGCCTTGTGGTTGACGATGCCATCATAGTTATAGAAAACGCTGATAGAATCCTGAAAATAGAGGACCTAAATCCAAAAGAGGCTACCATTAAATCTATGAAGGAAATCACAAATCCGCTTATAGCCATTGTTTTGGTTTTGGATGCTGTATTTATACCAGCCTCATTTATCGGTGGGTTTTCAGGTAAAATGTACCAACAATTCGCCTTAACCATTGCAACCTCTGTTACCATCTCTGGCATTGTAGCACTAACATTAACACCTACCCTTTGCGCCTTAATTCTAAGAAGAGGAGGCATAAGAGAAACGGCATTCTCAAAAGCATTTTACAAACTATTCAACAAGGCAACGGAAGGATTCACAAAAACAGCCAAAACAATGATAAAATTTTCTGTTGTAGGTGTGGTTATATTTGCAATAACCATTGGTGCAACACTAATATTATATAAAATGCTGCCAACGGCATTGGTGCCTGAGGAAGATAAGGGCGATATAATGGTGATGTACTATCTTATGCCAGCTTCATCTCTCCAAAAAACCCTAAAGGTTCAAAAAACCATAGAAAGCATTGTAATGTCCAATCCAAACATAGTCAGCGCAGGCTATGTCGCAGGTTTAGACTTCATAACATTTTCATTCAAGACAGATGCCGGCATAGGATGGGCTCACCTAAAAGACTGGTCAAAGAGAAAGGATAATTCATGGGATGTCATAAAAGAACTCTCGATGAAATTTTCAACTATAAAAGATGCACTTGTTATGGCCTTCAATATGCCCCCTATCATGGGTATGAGCTCAACTGGTGGATTTACTTTACATCTTCAGGATAGAACAGGAGGTAGCGTAGAACAACTTGATAGTATCGTAAAAAAACTTGTAGAAGAAGCAAATAAAGACAAAAGATTAATGATGGTAAGGTCTTCTTTAAGCACAAATGTTCCCCAATACAAAATAATTGTAAATAGAGAAAAAGCAAAGTCTCTTGGTGTAGCTATTTCAAGCATATTTGAGGTTCTACAGGCAACTCTTGGAAGCTATTATGTAAATGATTTTAATATGTATGATAGGACATTTAGGGTAAACATTCAATCAGATGAAAATTTCAGGAGTAGTTCACAGGATTTGGAGTATATTTACGTAAGATCAAATACCGGCGTTCTTATACCACTGAGTTCTCTAATAAAGATAAAAAGGGTAGTAGGCCCTGATGTAATTCAGAGATTCAACATGTTTACATCTGCCACCGTCATAGGCCAACCAAGGCCTGGTTATACATCGGGTGATGCCATGAAAGCAATAAGCCAAATAGCAAAAAAGATTTTGCCAAATGGCTATACAATAGCTTGGTCTGGCACATCCTATCAGGAAAAGAAACTTCAAGAATCAGGAAATAAGGTGTTTTTATATACCGTAGTATTTGTGTTTTTAATCCTTGCTGCCTTATATGAAAGCTTTACTATACCTATAGCTATTATGATAATCGTGCCATTTGCCGTATTTGGTGCAGTTTTGGGGTTATTCATGAGTAATCTTGAAAGGGATATATACTTCAATATAGGCATACTCGTTTTAATAGGTTTATCGGTAAAAAATGCTATATTATTGGTAAGATTTGCAATCGAAAGAATAAATGAAGGATACAGCCTTACAGAAGCCACAATAGAGGCTGCAAAAATAAGGTTTAGACCAATAGTTATGACCTCAGCTGTGTTTATAATAGCGAGCTTGCCCTTAATATTTTGGGGCGGAGCAGGAGCAATTTCAAGAAAAATCATAGGAATAACCGTCGTTAGTGGGATGCTCGTGCAAACAATAATCGGCACACTCTTTATACCTATGTTCTTTTATCTAACTATGAAGCTAATTTTATTTAAGAAAAAATAA
- a CDS encoding efflux RND transporter periplasmic adaptor subunit, translating to MIKKTFFILVAVIFSTNAIATPPKNHTYLVGVDVYEVPKPADKQVILTYPARLKAKRNVDIVARVSGTLIKKYYKEGEFVKKNQLLYKIEPDTYQAQYNEALANVKIAQAQLYKAERDWKRYKKLFKEKAISQQKLDYVYASYQNALASLKLAKAKLKLAQINLNYTDVKAPISGFTSLKLVDVGDYVNVGTKLLRITQTNPIYAEFSFSDNDFLRIKQQLFSGRLTEKPKIIAYIKQNGHIFKGYVDFIDSKIDPKTQTVKARAIFENKKGELMPNQFARIKVAGFIQKHVIWIPATAVLQNSMGKMVFIVKNGRIGVRMIKAKESTNNTFIVQYGLKPKDLVVIDNFFKIRPGMAVKIDKIIKSKAQ from the coding sequence ATGATAAAAAAAACCTTTTTTATTTTGGTTGCTGTTATTTTTTCTACAAACGCAATTGCCACACCCCCAAAAAATCACACTTATTTAGTTGGTGTAGATGTTTACGAAGTACCCAAACCAGCCGATAAACAGGTAATACTAACATATCCGGCAAGGTTAAAAGCAAAAAGAAATGTGGATATTGTAGCAAGGGTCAGTGGAACTCTCATAAAAAAATACTACAAAGAGGGTGAATTCGTAAAAAAGAACCAGTTGCTTTATAAAATAGAGCCAGACACCTATCAGGCTCAATATAATGAAGCGTTGGCAAATGTAAAGATAGCTCAAGCTCAACTGTACAAAGCAGAGCGAGATTGGAAAAGATACAAAAAACTATTTAAGGAAAAAGCCATAAGCCAACAAAAGCTTGACTATGTCTATGCATCCTACCAAAACGCATTAGCCTCTCTGAAGCTTGCCAAAGCAAAACTCAAACTGGCACAAATAAATTTAAATTACACAGATGTTAAAGCTCCGATATCTGGATTTACATCGTTAAAATTAGTTGATGTGGGTGATTATGTAAATGTAGGTACAAAACTGCTGAGAATAACCCAAACCAATCCTATATACGCCGAATTCTCATTTTCAGACAACGATTTTTTAAGGATAAAACAGCAATTATTCTCAGGTAGATTAACAGAAAAGCCAAAAATTATAGCATACATAAAACAGAATGGGCATATATTCAAAGGATATGTTGACTTTATAGATTCAAAAATAGACCCTAAAACACAGACAGTAAAGGCAAGGGCTATATTTGAAAACAAAAAGGGCGAGCTTATGCCCAACCAATTTGCAAGGATAAAGGTTGCAGGTTTTATACAAAAACATGTCATCTGGATACCCGCAACAGCAGTCTTGCAAAACTCCATGGGCAAGATGGTGTTTATTGTCAAAAACGGTAGGATAGGTGTAAGGATGATAAAGGCAAAAGAATCAACAAACAACACCTTTATCGTTCAGTACGGTCTAAAACCCAAGGATTTGGTTGTGATTGATAACTTTTTCAAGATTAGACCTGGTATGGCTGTAAAAATAGACAAAATTATAAAGAGTAAGGCTCAATGA
- the metF gene encoding methylenetetrahydrofolate reductase [NAD(P)H], whose product MKISEILNRKAMTISFEFFPPKKVENEQTLFNTINVLKDYSPDFVSITYGAGGSTKDKTVEWTLRMKNEYSLNPMMHLTCVASTKESVDKVAEILELNGIDNILALRGDLPEGFEVKSMDFKYAYQLVGYLKDKWNFSIGVAGYPEGHPESSSLDKDIEYLKMKVDAGGEFVITQLFFDNGKFFNFLDRVEKFHIEIPVLAGVMPILSLSQMRRFVGMCGATIPSELISRLEGKTKEDMYKIGVEYAINQCRELIDSKVRGLHFYTLNKYNATKDILEGLNI is encoded by the coding sequence ATGAAAATTTCTGAGATTCTAAATAGAAAGGCGATGACAATATCGTTTGAGTTCTTTCCGCCAAAGAAGGTTGAGAATGAGCAAACCCTCTTCAATACTATAAACGTTTTAAAGGATTATAGTCCAGATTTTGTTTCAATTACATACGGGGCAGGTGGGAGCACCAAGGATAAAACGGTTGAGTGGACGCTCAGAATGAAGAATGAGTATTCTCTAAACCCTATGATGCATCTGACATGTGTGGCATCTACCAAAGAGAGTGTAGATAAAGTAGCCGAAATTTTAGAGCTTAACGGTATAGACAATATACTTGCCTTAAGAGGGGATTTACCTGAAGGGTTTGAGGTAAAGTCCATGGATTTCAAATATGCATATCAACTTGTTGGGTATTTAAAAGACAAGTGGAACTTCTCCATAGGCGTTGCTGGCTACCCAGAAGGGCATCCAGAGTCTTCTTCTTTGGATAAAGACATTGAATATCTAAAGATGAAAGTGGATGCAGGAGGCGAGTTTGTAATTACTCAGCTCTTTTTTGATAACGGTAAGTTTTTCAACTTTTTAGATAGAGTTGAGAAATTCCATATAGAGATTCCCGTCTTGGCAGGCGTTATGCCTATTTTAAGCCTTTCTCAGATGAGAAGATTTGTTGGTATGTGTGGTGCAACTATACCTTCAGAACTTATAAGCAGGCTTGAAGGAAAGACCAAAGAGGATATGTATAAGATAGGCGTTGAATATGCAATAAATCAATGCAGGGAGCTCATTGATAGTAAAGTTAGGGGTCTGCATTTCTATACTTTAAATAAATACAATGCAACCAAAGACATATTGGAAGGCTTGAATATATAA